Proteins encoded in a region of the Kryptolebias marmoratus isolate JLee-2015 linkage group LG14, ASM164957v2, whole genome shotgun sequence genome:
- the add1 gene encoding alpha-adducin isoform X11 yields the protein MNGESGAGVVTAPPPTTAPHKERYFDRVDESSPEYQRERNMAPDLRQDFNMMEQKKRVSMILQSPAFCEELETMIQDQLKKGKTPTSLLALQQIADFMTTSMPSMYPAAPQGGMAALNMSLGMVTPVNDLRGSDSISYEKGEKLLRCKLAAFYRLSDLFGWSELIYNHITVRVNSDQERFLIVPFGLLYSEVTASSLVKISLQSEIVDRGSTNLGVNAAGFLLHSAIYAARPDIKCVVHIHTAAGAAVSAMKCGLLPISPEALSLGEVAYHDYHGILVDEEEKGLIQKNLGPKSKVLILRNHGLVTVGETVEEAFYYIHNLVTACEIQVRTLASAGGPDNLVMLDPSKYKSRPRVPEPAGDGSSTHPKWQVGEQEFEALMRMLDNLGYRTGYPYRCPALRDKGKKYSDVELASSAHGGYTYGEDSDSGARSPLKHSFQRGQRDKTRWLNAGGRPDEPYEDGPDSTSPKSKPKVWTNITHDHVKPLLQSLSSGVCVPSCITNCLWTKEDGLRQATAANQFIPLNTDPKEVLEMRNKIREQNLQDIKTAGPQSQVLCTGTVVERTYNQGELVTASKAIIEKEYQPKVIVSKTGPNPFTKLTDQELEEYRREVEQKQKGGEDPEQQVESAEEPKGPKPTSTPPSTPVRAEEESMPEHTFKDESDAATLRQTLPDLTPDDPSEAPALPAEDSASPAPATAEAAEGEEPADAGEQDGDESPSKSPSKKKKKFRTPSFLKKNKKKSES from the exons ATGAACGGCGAGTCAGGTGCCGGGGTGGTGACGGCTCCCCCTCCCACCACAGCCCCACACAAAGAGCGGTACTTCGACCGAGTGGACGAGAGCAGTCCGGAGTACCAGAGGGAGAGGAACATGGCACCCGACCTGCGACAGGACTTCAACATgatggagcagaagaagagggTCTCGATGATTCTACAGAGCCCG GCTTTTTGCGAAGAGCTGGAGACCATGATCCAGGATCAGCTGAAGAAGGGGAAGACTCCCACGAGCCTGCTGGCGCTGCAGCAGATCGCAGACTTCATGACCACCAGCATGCCCTCCATGTATCCAGCTGCACCGCAAGGAGGCATGGCAGCTCTCAACATGA GTTTGGGGATGGTAACTCCCGTCAACGATCTGCGAGGCTCAGACTCCATTTCCTACGAAAAGGGCGAGAAGCTGCTCCGCTGCAAGCTGGCTGCATTTTATCGACTCTCCGACTTGTTTGGCTGGTCTGAGCTTATCTACAACCACATCACA GTGAGAGTGAACTCAGACCAGGAGCGCTTCCTTATCGTCCCCTTTGGGCTCCTTTACAGCGAAGTCACCGCTTCTAGTCTG GTGAAGATAAGCCTTCAAAGTGAGATTGTAGACCGAGGAAGCACCAACCTGGGGGTCAACGCAGCCGGCTTCCTCCTCCACTCTGCCATCTACGCTGCACGACCCGACATCAAGTGTGTCGTACACATACACACGGCGGCTGGCGCTGCG GTGTCAGCCATGAAATGTGGGCTGTTGCCCATCTCACCTGAGGCGCTGTCCCTGGGTGAGGTGGCCTACCATGATTACCACGGCATTCTGGTGGATGAGGAGGAAAAAGGTCTTATACAGAAGAACCTTGGGCCCAAGAGCAAG GTTCTCATCCTAAGGAACCATGGTTTGGTGACAGTAGGAGAAACAGTGGAGGAGGCTTTTTATTACATTCACAACCTGGTGACTGCCTGTGAGATACAG GTGCGAACACTGGCCAGCGCTGGAGGGCCAGACAATCTGGTGATGCTGGACCCCTCAAAGTATAAGTCCCGTCCACGGGTCCCTGAGCCGGCTGGCGACGGGTCCTCAACACACCCCAAGTGGCAGGTTGGGGAGCAGGAGTTTGAGGCTCTCATGAGGATGCTCGACAACTTG GGCTACAGGACGGGCTATCCTTACCGTTGCCCAGCACTGCGAGACAAAGGTAAAAAGTACAGTGACGTGGAGCTCGCCTCCTCCGCCCACGGTGGTTACACATATGGGGAGGACAGTGACTCAGGCGCTCGCTCCCCACTGAAACACAGCTTCCAGCGCGGCCAGCGTGACAAGACCCGCTGGCTCAATGCTGGCGGCCGGCCCGACGAGCCCTACGAGGACGGGCCCGACAGCACCAGCCCCAAGTCGAAGCCTAAGGTGTGGACGAACATAACACATGATCACGTCAAACCCTTGCTGCAGTCTCTCTCGTCCGGTGTCTGCGTGCCAAGCTGTATAACCAACTGCTTG TGGACAAAAGAAGATGGGCTCCGTCAGGCCACAGCAGCCAATCAGTTCATCCCATTGAACACCGACCCAAAGGAAGTCCTGGAAATGAGGAATAAG ATCCGCGAGCAGAACCTGCAGGACATAAAGACTGCAGGGCCTCAGTCTCAGGTTCTGTGTACCGGCACTGTGGTGGAACGAACCTACAACCAG GGCGAGCTTGTGACCGCCTCCAAGGCCATCATTGAGAAGGAGTATCAGCCCAAGGTGATCGTCAGCAAGACGGGTCCCAACCCCTTCACCAAACTCACCGACCAGGAGCTGGAGGAATACCGCCGGGAGgtggagcagaaacagaaaggagGCGAAG ATCCAGAGCAGCAAGTTGAGTCTGCGGAGGAGCCCAAAGGCCCCAAACCAACATCCACACCACCGAGCACCCCGGTCAGAGCAGAGGAAG AGTCCATGCCAGAACATACCTTTAAGGATGAGAGCGACGCAGCCACCCTGAGACAGACCCTCCCAGATTTAACACCCGACGACCCCTCCGAAGCTCCGGCGCTTCCCGCCGAAGACTCCGCCTCTCCTGCGCCTGCCACAGCAGAAGCAGCCGAGGGGGAGGAACCCGCCGACGCCGGGGAGCAGGACGGCGACGAGTCTCCCAGCAAATCTCCCtccaagaagaaaaagaagttccGCACTCCTTCCttcctaaagaaaaacaaaaaaaagtctgagtCATAA
- the add1 gene encoding alpha-adducin isoform X4 has translation MNGESGAGVVTAPPPTTAPHKERYFDRVDESSPEYQRERNMAPDLRQDFNMMEQKKRVSMILQSPAFCEELETMIQDQLKKGKTPTSLLALQQIADFMTTSMPSMYPAAPQGGMAALNMSLGMVTPVNDLRGSDSISYEKGEKLLRCKLAAFYRLSDLFGWSELIYNHITVRVNSDQERFLIVPFGLLYSEVTASSLVKISLQSEIVDRGSTNLGVNAAGFLLHSAIYAARPDIKCVVHIHTAAGAAVSAMKCGLLPISPEALSLGEVAYHDYHGILVDEEEKGLIQKNLGPKSKVLILRNHGLVTVGETVEEAFYYIHNLVTACEIQVRTLASAGGPDNLVMLDPSKYKSRPRVPEPAGDGSSTHPKWQVGEQEFEALMRMLDNLGYRTGYPYRCPALRDKGKKYSDVELASSAHGGYTYGEDSDSGARSPLKHSFQRGQRDKTRWLNAGGRPDEPYEDGPDSTSPKSKPKVWTNITHDHVKPLLQSLSSGVCVPSCITNCLWTKEDGLRQATAANQFIPLNTDPKEVLEMRNKIREQNLQDIKTAGPQSQVLCTGTVVERTYNQGELVTASKAIIEKEYQPKVIVSKTGPNPFTKLTDQELEEYRREVEQKQKGGEVKKRADCKTGSASTSSVSRSEPETVPRVEPSVSTPLRSADSPSLEKAQAPASGQSSSAQGPPGGPEPARGGAGAAEVDGDDVFSPADEMFLAPDLSKEPSDVKGPQEVQAPDPEQQVESAEEPKGPKPTSTPPSTPVRAEEGESFTRYIGALSDAF, from the exons ATGAACGGCGAGTCAGGTGCCGGGGTGGTGACGGCTCCCCCTCCCACCACAGCCCCACACAAAGAGCGGTACTTCGACCGAGTGGACGAGAGCAGTCCGGAGTACCAGAGGGAGAGGAACATGGCACCCGACCTGCGACAGGACTTCAACATgatggagcagaagaagagggTCTCGATGATTCTACAGAGCCCG GCTTTTTGCGAAGAGCTGGAGACCATGATCCAGGATCAGCTGAAGAAGGGGAAGACTCCCACGAGCCTGCTGGCGCTGCAGCAGATCGCAGACTTCATGACCACCAGCATGCCCTCCATGTATCCAGCTGCACCGCAAGGAGGCATGGCAGCTCTCAACATGA GTTTGGGGATGGTAACTCCCGTCAACGATCTGCGAGGCTCAGACTCCATTTCCTACGAAAAGGGCGAGAAGCTGCTCCGCTGCAAGCTGGCTGCATTTTATCGACTCTCCGACTTGTTTGGCTGGTCTGAGCTTATCTACAACCACATCACA GTGAGAGTGAACTCAGACCAGGAGCGCTTCCTTATCGTCCCCTTTGGGCTCCTTTACAGCGAAGTCACCGCTTCTAGTCTG GTGAAGATAAGCCTTCAAAGTGAGATTGTAGACCGAGGAAGCACCAACCTGGGGGTCAACGCAGCCGGCTTCCTCCTCCACTCTGCCATCTACGCTGCACGACCCGACATCAAGTGTGTCGTACACATACACACGGCGGCTGGCGCTGCG GTGTCAGCCATGAAATGTGGGCTGTTGCCCATCTCACCTGAGGCGCTGTCCCTGGGTGAGGTGGCCTACCATGATTACCACGGCATTCTGGTGGATGAGGAGGAAAAAGGTCTTATACAGAAGAACCTTGGGCCCAAGAGCAAG GTTCTCATCCTAAGGAACCATGGTTTGGTGACAGTAGGAGAAACAGTGGAGGAGGCTTTTTATTACATTCACAACCTGGTGACTGCCTGTGAGATACAG GTGCGAACACTGGCCAGCGCTGGAGGGCCAGACAATCTGGTGATGCTGGACCCCTCAAAGTATAAGTCCCGTCCACGGGTCCCTGAGCCGGCTGGCGACGGGTCCTCAACACACCCCAAGTGGCAGGTTGGGGAGCAGGAGTTTGAGGCTCTCATGAGGATGCTCGACAACTTG GGCTACAGGACGGGCTATCCTTACCGTTGCCCAGCACTGCGAGACAAAGGTAAAAAGTACAGTGACGTGGAGCTCGCCTCCTCCGCCCACGGTGGTTACACATATGGGGAGGACAGTGACTCAGGCGCTCGCTCCCCACTGAAACACAGCTTCCAGCGCGGCCAGCGTGACAAGACCCGCTGGCTCAATGCTGGCGGCCGGCCCGACGAGCCCTACGAGGACGGGCCCGACAGCACCAGCCCCAAGTCGAAGCCTAAGGTGTGGACGAACATAACACATGATCACGTCAAACCCTTGCTGCAGTCTCTCTCGTCCGGTGTCTGCGTGCCAAGCTGTATAACCAACTGCTTG TGGACAAAAGAAGATGGGCTCCGTCAGGCCACAGCAGCCAATCAGTTCATCCCATTGAACACCGACCCAAAGGAAGTCCTGGAAATGAGGAATAAG ATCCGCGAGCAGAACCTGCAGGACATAAAGACTGCAGGGCCTCAGTCTCAGGTTCTGTGTACCGGCACTGTGGTGGAACGAACCTACAACCAG GGCGAGCTTGTGACCGCCTCCAAGGCCATCATTGAGAAGGAGTATCAGCCCAAGGTGATCGTCAGCAAGACGGGTCCCAACCCCTTCACCAAACTCACCGACCAGGAGCTGGAGGAATACCGCCGGGAGgtggagcagaaacagaaaggagGCGAAG TGAAAAAACGAGCCGATTGTAAAACGGGATCAGCCTCCACCTCCAGCGTTTCCCGATCGGAGCCGGAAACGGTGCCTCGTGTCGAGCCCTCTGTTTCCACGCCTCTACGTTCAGCCGACTCCCCCAGCTTGGAGAAAGCCCAGGCTCCAGCCTCCGGTCAGAGCTCCTCTGCTCAGGGCCCACCTGGAGGCCCGGAGCCAGCTCGTGGCGgtgcaggagctgcagaggtggACGGGGATGATGTTTTTTCACCTGCAGATGAGATGTTTTTAGCTCCAGACCTCAGCAAGGAGCCGTCAGATGTAAAGGGGCCTCAGGAAGTTCAGGCTCCAG ATCCAGAGCAGCAAGTTGAGTCTGCGGAGGAGCCCAAAGGCCCCAAACCAACATCCACACCACCGAGCACCCCGGTCAGAGCAGAGGAAG GCGAGTCCTTTACCAGGTACATCGGTGCTTTGAGTGACGCTTTTTAA
- the add1 gene encoding alpha-adducin isoform X1 — MNGESGAGVVTAPPPTTAPHKERYFDRVDESSPEYQRERNMAPDLRQDFNMMEQKKRVSMILQSPAFCEELETMIQDQLKKGKTPTSLLALQQIADFMTTSMPSMYPAAPQGGMAALNMSLGMVTPVNDLRGSDSISYEKGEKLLRCKLAAFYRLSDLFGWSELIYNHITVRVNSDQERFLIVPFGLLYSEVTASSLVKISLQSEIVDRGSTNLGVNAAGFLLHSAIYAARPDIKCVVHIHTAAGAAVSAMKCGLLPISPEALSLGEVAYHDYHGILVDEEEKGLIQKNLGPKSKVLILRNHGLVTVGETVEEAFYYIHNLVTACEIQVRTLASAGGPDNLVMLDPSKYKSRPRVPEPAGDGSSTHPKWQVGEQEFEALMRMLDNLGYRTGYPYRCPALRDKGKKYSDVELASSAHGGYTYGEDSDSGARSPLKHSFQRGQRDKTRWLNAGGRPDEPYEDGPDSTSPKSKPKVWTNITHDHVKPLLQSLSSGVCVPSCITNCLWTKEDGLRQATAANQFIPLNTDPKEVLEMRNKIREQNLQDIKTAGPQSQVLCTGTVVERTYNQGELVTASKAIIEKEYQPKVIVSKTGPNPFTKLTDQELEEYRREVEQKQKGGEVKKRADCKTGSASTSSVSRSEPETVPRVEPSVSTPLRSADSPSLEKAQAPASGQSSSAQGPPGGPEPARGGAGAAEVDGDDVFSPADEMFLAPDLSKEPSDVKGPQEVQAPDPEQQVESAEEPKGPKPTSTPPSTPVRAEEESMPEHTFKDESDAATLRQTLPDLTPDDPSEAPALPAEDSASPAPATAEAAEGEEPADAGEQDGDESPSKSPSKKKKKFRTPSFLKKNKKKSES; from the exons ATGAACGGCGAGTCAGGTGCCGGGGTGGTGACGGCTCCCCCTCCCACCACAGCCCCACACAAAGAGCGGTACTTCGACCGAGTGGACGAGAGCAGTCCGGAGTACCAGAGGGAGAGGAACATGGCACCCGACCTGCGACAGGACTTCAACATgatggagcagaagaagagggTCTCGATGATTCTACAGAGCCCG GCTTTTTGCGAAGAGCTGGAGACCATGATCCAGGATCAGCTGAAGAAGGGGAAGACTCCCACGAGCCTGCTGGCGCTGCAGCAGATCGCAGACTTCATGACCACCAGCATGCCCTCCATGTATCCAGCTGCACCGCAAGGAGGCATGGCAGCTCTCAACATGA GTTTGGGGATGGTAACTCCCGTCAACGATCTGCGAGGCTCAGACTCCATTTCCTACGAAAAGGGCGAGAAGCTGCTCCGCTGCAAGCTGGCTGCATTTTATCGACTCTCCGACTTGTTTGGCTGGTCTGAGCTTATCTACAACCACATCACA GTGAGAGTGAACTCAGACCAGGAGCGCTTCCTTATCGTCCCCTTTGGGCTCCTTTACAGCGAAGTCACCGCTTCTAGTCTG GTGAAGATAAGCCTTCAAAGTGAGATTGTAGACCGAGGAAGCACCAACCTGGGGGTCAACGCAGCCGGCTTCCTCCTCCACTCTGCCATCTACGCTGCACGACCCGACATCAAGTGTGTCGTACACATACACACGGCGGCTGGCGCTGCG GTGTCAGCCATGAAATGTGGGCTGTTGCCCATCTCACCTGAGGCGCTGTCCCTGGGTGAGGTGGCCTACCATGATTACCACGGCATTCTGGTGGATGAGGAGGAAAAAGGTCTTATACAGAAGAACCTTGGGCCCAAGAGCAAG GTTCTCATCCTAAGGAACCATGGTTTGGTGACAGTAGGAGAAACAGTGGAGGAGGCTTTTTATTACATTCACAACCTGGTGACTGCCTGTGAGATACAG GTGCGAACACTGGCCAGCGCTGGAGGGCCAGACAATCTGGTGATGCTGGACCCCTCAAAGTATAAGTCCCGTCCACGGGTCCCTGAGCCGGCTGGCGACGGGTCCTCAACACACCCCAAGTGGCAGGTTGGGGAGCAGGAGTTTGAGGCTCTCATGAGGATGCTCGACAACTTG GGCTACAGGACGGGCTATCCTTACCGTTGCCCAGCACTGCGAGACAAAGGTAAAAAGTACAGTGACGTGGAGCTCGCCTCCTCCGCCCACGGTGGTTACACATATGGGGAGGACAGTGACTCAGGCGCTCGCTCCCCACTGAAACACAGCTTCCAGCGCGGCCAGCGTGACAAGACCCGCTGGCTCAATGCTGGCGGCCGGCCCGACGAGCCCTACGAGGACGGGCCCGACAGCACCAGCCCCAAGTCGAAGCCTAAGGTGTGGACGAACATAACACATGATCACGTCAAACCCTTGCTGCAGTCTCTCTCGTCCGGTGTCTGCGTGCCAAGCTGTATAACCAACTGCTTG TGGACAAAAGAAGATGGGCTCCGTCAGGCCACAGCAGCCAATCAGTTCATCCCATTGAACACCGACCCAAAGGAAGTCCTGGAAATGAGGAATAAG ATCCGCGAGCAGAACCTGCAGGACATAAAGACTGCAGGGCCTCAGTCTCAGGTTCTGTGTACCGGCACTGTGGTGGAACGAACCTACAACCAG GGCGAGCTTGTGACCGCCTCCAAGGCCATCATTGAGAAGGAGTATCAGCCCAAGGTGATCGTCAGCAAGACGGGTCCCAACCCCTTCACCAAACTCACCGACCAGGAGCTGGAGGAATACCGCCGGGAGgtggagcagaaacagaaaggagGCGAAG TGAAAAAACGAGCCGATTGTAAAACGGGATCAGCCTCCACCTCCAGCGTTTCCCGATCGGAGCCGGAAACGGTGCCTCGTGTCGAGCCCTCTGTTTCCACGCCTCTACGTTCAGCCGACTCCCCCAGCTTGGAGAAAGCCCAGGCTCCAGCCTCCGGTCAGAGCTCCTCTGCTCAGGGCCCACCTGGAGGCCCGGAGCCAGCTCGTGGCGgtgcaggagctgcagaggtggACGGGGATGATGTTTTTTCACCTGCAGATGAGATGTTTTTAGCTCCAGACCTCAGCAAGGAGCCGTCAGATGTAAAGGGGCCTCAGGAAGTTCAGGCTCCAG ATCCAGAGCAGCAAGTTGAGTCTGCGGAGGAGCCCAAAGGCCCCAAACCAACATCCACACCACCGAGCACCCCGGTCAGAGCAGAGGAAG AGTCCATGCCAGAACATACCTTTAAGGATGAGAGCGACGCAGCCACCCTGAGACAGACCCTCCCAGATTTAACACCCGACGACCCCTCCGAAGCTCCGGCGCTTCCCGCCGAAGACTCCGCCTCTCCTGCGCCTGCCACAGCAGAAGCAGCCGAGGGGGAGGAACCCGCCGACGCCGGGGAGCAGGACGGCGACGAGTCTCCCAGCAAATCTCCCtccaagaagaaaaagaagttccGCACTCCTTCCttcctaaagaaaaacaaaaaaaagtctgagtCATAA
- the add1 gene encoding alpha-adducin isoform X6: MNGESGAGVVTAPPPTTAPHKERYFDRVDESSPEYQRERNMAPDLRQDFNMMEQKKRVSMILQSPAFCEELETMIQDQLKKGKTPTSLLALQQIADFMTTSMPSMYPAAPQGGMAALNMSLGMVTPVNDLRGSDSISYEKGEKLLRCKLAAFYRLSDLFGWSELIYNHITVRVNSDQERFLIVPFGLLYSEVTASSLVKISLQSEIVDRGSTNLGVNAAGFLLHSAIYAARPDIKCVVHIHTAAGAAVSAMKCGLLPISPEALSLGEVAYHDYHGILVDEEEKGLIQKNLGPKSKVLILRNHGLVTVGETVEEAFYYIHNLVTACEIQVRTLASAGGPDNLVMLDPSKYKSRPRVPEPAGDGSSTHPKWQVGEQEFEALMRMLDNLGYRTGYPYRCPALRDKGKKYSDVELASSAHGGYTYGEDSDSGARSPLKHSFQRGQRDKTRWLNAGGRPDEPYEDGPDSTSPKSKPKVWTNITHDHVKPLLQSLSSGVCVPSCITNCLWTKEDGLRQATAANQFIPLNTDPKEVLEMRNKIREQNLQDIKTAGPQSQVLCTGTVVERTYNQGELVTASKAIIEKEYQPKVIVSKTGPNPFTKLTDQELEEYRREVEQKQKGGEVKKRADCKTGSASTSSVSRSEPETVPRVEPSVSTPLRSADSPSLEKAQAPASGQSSSAQGPPGGPEPARGGAGAAEVDGDDVFSPADEMFLAPDLSKEPSDVKGPQEVQAPDPEQQVESAEEPKGPKPTSTPPSTPVRAEEGDGNTKEYLLP, encoded by the exons ATGAACGGCGAGTCAGGTGCCGGGGTGGTGACGGCTCCCCCTCCCACCACAGCCCCACACAAAGAGCGGTACTTCGACCGAGTGGACGAGAGCAGTCCGGAGTACCAGAGGGAGAGGAACATGGCACCCGACCTGCGACAGGACTTCAACATgatggagcagaagaagagggTCTCGATGATTCTACAGAGCCCG GCTTTTTGCGAAGAGCTGGAGACCATGATCCAGGATCAGCTGAAGAAGGGGAAGACTCCCACGAGCCTGCTGGCGCTGCAGCAGATCGCAGACTTCATGACCACCAGCATGCCCTCCATGTATCCAGCTGCACCGCAAGGAGGCATGGCAGCTCTCAACATGA GTTTGGGGATGGTAACTCCCGTCAACGATCTGCGAGGCTCAGACTCCATTTCCTACGAAAAGGGCGAGAAGCTGCTCCGCTGCAAGCTGGCTGCATTTTATCGACTCTCCGACTTGTTTGGCTGGTCTGAGCTTATCTACAACCACATCACA GTGAGAGTGAACTCAGACCAGGAGCGCTTCCTTATCGTCCCCTTTGGGCTCCTTTACAGCGAAGTCACCGCTTCTAGTCTG GTGAAGATAAGCCTTCAAAGTGAGATTGTAGACCGAGGAAGCACCAACCTGGGGGTCAACGCAGCCGGCTTCCTCCTCCACTCTGCCATCTACGCTGCACGACCCGACATCAAGTGTGTCGTACACATACACACGGCGGCTGGCGCTGCG GTGTCAGCCATGAAATGTGGGCTGTTGCCCATCTCACCTGAGGCGCTGTCCCTGGGTGAGGTGGCCTACCATGATTACCACGGCATTCTGGTGGATGAGGAGGAAAAAGGTCTTATACAGAAGAACCTTGGGCCCAAGAGCAAG GTTCTCATCCTAAGGAACCATGGTTTGGTGACAGTAGGAGAAACAGTGGAGGAGGCTTTTTATTACATTCACAACCTGGTGACTGCCTGTGAGATACAG GTGCGAACACTGGCCAGCGCTGGAGGGCCAGACAATCTGGTGATGCTGGACCCCTCAAAGTATAAGTCCCGTCCACGGGTCCCTGAGCCGGCTGGCGACGGGTCCTCAACACACCCCAAGTGGCAGGTTGGGGAGCAGGAGTTTGAGGCTCTCATGAGGATGCTCGACAACTTG GGCTACAGGACGGGCTATCCTTACCGTTGCCCAGCACTGCGAGACAAAGGTAAAAAGTACAGTGACGTGGAGCTCGCCTCCTCCGCCCACGGTGGTTACACATATGGGGAGGACAGTGACTCAGGCGCTCGCTCCCCACTGAAACACAGCTTCCAGCGCGGCCAGCGTGACAAGACCCGCTGGCTCAATGCTGGCGGCCGGCCCGACGAGCCCTACGAGGACGGGCCCGACAGCACCAGCCCCAAGTCGAAGCCTAAGGTGTGGACGAACATAACACATGATCACGTCAAACCCTTGCTGCAGTCTCTCTCGTCCGGTGTCTGCGTGCCAAGCTGTATAACCAACTGCTTG TGGACAAAAGAAGATGGGCTCCGTCAGGCCACAGCAGCCAATCAGTTCATCCCATTGAACACCGACCCAAAGGAAGTCCTGGAAATGAGGAATAAG ATCCGCGAGCAGAACCTGCAGGACATAAAGACTGCAGGGCCTCAGTCTCAGGTTCTGTGTACCGGCACTGTGGTGGAACGAACCTACAACCAG GGCGAGCTTGTGACCGCCTCCAAGGCCATCATTGAGAAGGAGTATCAGCCCAAGGTGATCGTCAGCAAGACGGGTCCCAACCCCTTCACCAAACTCACCGACCAGGAGCTGGAGGAATACCGCCGGGAGgtggagcagaaacagaaaggagGCGAAG TGAAAAAACGAGCCGATTGTAAAACGGGATCAGCCTCCACCTCCAGCGTTTCCCGATCGGAGCCGGAAACGGTGCCTCGTGTCGAGCCCTCTGTTTCCACGCCTCTACGTTCAGCCGACTCCCCCAGCTTGGAGAAAGCCCAGGCTCCAGCCTCCGGTCAGAGCTCCTCTGCTCAGGGCCCACCTGGAGGCCCGGAGCCAGCTCGTGGCGgtgcaggagctgcagaggtggACGGGGATGATGTTTTTTCACCTGCAGATGAGATGTTTTTAGCTCCAGACCTCAGCAAGGAGCCGTCAGATGTAAAGGGGCCTCAGGAAGTTCAGGCTCCAG ATCCAGAGCAGCAAGTTGAGTCTGCGGAGGAGCCCAAAGGCCCCAAACCAACATCCACACCACCGAGCACCCCGGTCAGAGCAGAGGAAG GAGATGGAAATACAAAAGAGTACCTGTTGCCATAG